A stretch of Pirellulales bacterium DNA encodes these proteins:
- a CDS encoding DUF6117 family protein, which produces MSTADKRQNFETLCRAVQNRDIALLNCQHSTTGEMIAVVCATNRLENGLLEFIPLARMLDANMGEFLCKCVSTDPPGNPELN; this is translated from the coding sequence ATGTCCACCGCGGACAAGCGGCAGAACTTTGAGACGCTCTGCCGCGCGGTACAAAACCGCGACATTGCTCTACTTAACTGCCAGCACAGTACAACCGGCGAAATGATCGCCGTGGTTTGCGCCACGAACCGGCTGGAGAACGGCTTGCTTGAGTTCATTCCTCTGGCGCGAATGCTCGATGCCAACATGGGTGAATTCCTGTGCAAGTGCGTCTCCACTGATCCACCGGGCAATCCCGAGCTGAATTGA